A single Larimichthys crocea isolate SSNF chromosome VIII, L_crocea_2.0, whole genome shotgun sequence DNA region contains:
- the LOC113746364 gene encoding heparanase-like: MWLDKLGLSARLGLDVVMRQVFIGSGSYHLVDDNLNPLPDFWLSVLYKRLVGLEVLSAEVFSSLNRSRRVRMYLHCASRNSYRTGALTLISMNLSKKPARISVPALVSSSTVEAFVLESDQPGEDGLYSRSVKLNGQLLKMVDDKTLPDFEGSRLPPAEHVTLPAYSLAFFVFADARAAACV, translated from the exons AT GTGGCTGGATAAACTCGGCCTGTCAGCCAGACTTGGTCTGGATGTTGTGATGCGGCAGGTTTTTATTGGTTCTGGGAGTTATCACCTGGTTGACGACAACCTGAATCCACTTCCT GATTTTTGGTTGTCTGTTCTCTATAAGAGACTCGTTGGATTGGAGGTTTTGAGCGCTGAAGTATTTTCCAGTTTGAATCGGAGTAGACGAGTGAGGATGTACCTGCACTGTGCCAGCAGAAACAG tTACAGAACTGGAGCGCTCACATTGATTTCTATGAACCTGAGTAAGAAGCCGGCCCGGATCTCCGTCCCTGCCCTCGTCTCCTCGAGCACAGTGGAGGCGTTTGTCCTCGAGTCGGACCAGCCGGGGGAGGACGGGCTGTACTCCAG GTCGGTGAAGCTGAACGGACAGCTGCTGAAGATGGTGGACGATAAAACCCTGCCTGACTTTGAAGGAAGTCGCCTGCCTCCAGCCGAACATGTCACACTTCCTGCGTACTCGCTGGCGTTCTTCGTCTTCGCTGACGCTCGAGCTGCGGCCTGTGTGTGA
- the LOC104939604 gene encoding myosin light chain 5 isoform X1, protein MASRKTKKKEGGAKRAQRASSNVFSMFEQTQIQEFKEAFTLIDQNRDGFIDKEDLKDTYASLGKLNVKDNELEDMLKEATGPINFTMFLNLFGEKLHGTDPEDTILNAFKLFDPDAKGFVHKDELQKVLMTQADKFTAEEVKQMFQSSNIDAAGNLDYKSLCYIITHGEEQEE, encoded by the exons ATG GCGAGcaggaagacaaagaagaaggaaggaggtgCCAAACGAGCTCAGAGAGCCTCGTCCAACGTCTTCTCCATGTTTGAACAGACTCAGATTCAAGAGTTCAAAGAG GCGTTCACACTCATCGACCAGAACCGGGACGGATTCATCGACAAAGAGGACCTGAAGGACACGTACGCCTCTCTGG GTAAACTCAACGTGAAGGACAACGAACTGGAAGACATGTTGAAGGAAGCAACAGGTCCGATCAACTTCACCATGTTCCTCAACCTGTTTGGAGAAAAGCTGCACG GGACAGACCCTGAGGACACCATCTTAAACGCTTTCAAACTGTTCGACCCCGACGCCAAAGGCTTCGTTCACAAAGACGA attACAGAAAGTTCTGATGACACAAGCAGACAAGTTCACAGCCGAGGAG GTGAAGCAGATGTTCCAGTCGTCCAACATCGACGCTGCTGGAAACCTGGATTATAAATCTCTGTGTTACATCATCACACACggggaggaacaggaggaaTAA
- the LOC104939604 gene encoding myosin light chain 5 isoform X2 has product MASRKTKKKEGGAKRAQRASSNVFSMFEQTQIQEFKEAFTLIDQNRDGFIDKEDLKDTYASLGKLNVKDNELEDMLKEATGPINFTMFLNLFGEKLHGTDPEDTILNAFKLFDPDAKGFVHKDE; this is encoded by the exons ATG GCGAGcaggaagacaaagaagaaggaaggaggtgCCAAACGAGCTCAGAGAGCCTCGTCCAACGTCTTCTCCATGTTTGAACAGACTCAGATTCAAGAGTTCAAAGAG GCGTTCACACTCATCGACCAGAACCGGGACGGATTCATCGACAAAGAGGACCTGAAGGACACGTACGCCTCTCTGG GTAAACTCAACGTGAAGGACAACGAACTGGAAGACATGTTGAAGGAAGCAACAGGTCCGATCAACTTCACCATGTTCCTCAACCTGTTTGGAGAAAAGCTGCACG GGACAGACCCTGAGGACACCATCTTAAACGCTTTCAAACTGTTCGACCCCGACGCCAAAGGCTTCGTTCACAAAGACGA GTGA